Genomic segment of Paraburkholderia agricolaris:
GTCCACAGTGATACGGTTGATCGCGAAGGCGGGGCCCGTCTCGACGATCTGATCGACCGGAGTGTCGGGAGGAACGTCGAGCGAACCCTGCGAAGCCGGTTCCGGCAGTGCGATGGATGCGGGCGGCTGATTCAGTTGCCGCTGTGTCGCCTGTTCGCGCTGCTGGTCGATGATCAACTGGGCGGGGTCCTGAATCGGACGTGCTAACGGCAGAGGTTGAGCGGGCGGCGGTGGCGTCTGCGCGTGGACGGCGACGCTATGCACGAAGACGAGTGCAACTGCGCGCACTATCCCCGCGCACTTCAGGCGCGGGCTGGTCGATACGAACTGCATCAATGCCACCACCACGTCGTCATGCCGAGATGCTGACCGATCTGGACAGGTGTCGTCGCGGGCGCGCGGACTGTCTTTATGCCACCGCTTGCCGAGACGCCGTTGCTACCCGTGATATAACCGCCATCGATAACGGCGCTGCCGACTAACGAAACCGAGCCGTTGGCCGTGAAGCCTCCGCCAACATCGCTCGCGATAATCTGCGCCCAGGTGCTGCCGAAAAATGCCTTGAAACCGCGGTCCTGATTGATCGCTGAGTAACCGGTTACGCCTTGTGCGTATGTCACCGGCGCCGACACGTTGAGGTTGCCGGCTGCAAAAACGTTACCCCCGATGTTACGCGCGACGGTCCCCGCGGAAATTGCAATGTCCGCACCGGACTGGATGGTGCCGCCATTAGGCATCACATTGCTCGATGCGCTCGCATGACAGAATATCCAGCAACTACGCGAATAGCTGGCCTGTCCCGAGAACACCGCGGCGTTGGTAAAGGCCTGCTGCGCAGTTATCGATATGTTGCCCTTATCCGACTGGATCAAGCCGCCTGTGTTGGTGACATTCTTCCCCGAAATCGAGACTGCTCCACCGGTCGACGCGATGTAGGCCAATTGGGCCGGTTGCGCGACGCTGCCGTAGTCGACGTTGAAGCCGCTGGTGTTATGCGTGAAGAACACGAAGCTGCCACCCGTATGCGAGTACGCGACCGGCTGACCGCTGTTCGTGCCGTCGGTGTGATCGATGATGTTCGAAACGTCGCCTTGCGCGGTCACGGTCGTTTTGTCGTTCGCGAGGATGCGGGCGTTCTCGTTGGTGATGTTGCCTTGCGCGCTTAGCGACGTTTGCCCATTCGCCGCGAAGACGACGCCCAGATTCGCTGTGCTCGAACGATTCAGAATGTTGCCTGTGGCGCTCAAGGTCACGTCGCCGCCGACCGCTGCGCCGCTCGCGTCGATCGCGCCGGCCTGGATCAGGCTGCCGGTGCTGGAGATGTCGCCGGTACTGGTCAGCTTGACCGCGCCGTTTTGCGCGCTGAGCGTCGAGGCGCCAGTGGCATCGTCGACTAACGTGATGCCGCTCGCACTGAGCGTCGCGCCGTTTGCGGCGGACATCTGCGCGCCCTGCAACGAGAACGCACCGGGCGTGGCGACCTGGATATTGTTTTCGGCCTTGATCGATCCATCGATTACGCCGATGTCGCCGAGCGACGACACGACGACGTCCCCCGCGCTTGCGTAGATCGCGCCGAGATTGCGAACGCCCGCGCCTTTGTCCGTGACGATGAGTTGGACACGGCCTCCGGTCAGCCCGCCGAGTGCGGTGATATCGACGGCCAATGCCGGGTTCGTCGTGCCGGGCGACGTCGTGCTGACTAGCCAGTCGTGGTTGTTGTCGCTGGGGGATAGGCTCGTGTCGTAGGTATTCGTGCTGTCGCCGATGATCGCTCGCACGCCGCCAGTAGAGGTCGTGAAATCGTTCTTCACCGGACCATTCACCGAGAGCTGTTTGGCGATCAGGTCGAGATTGACGAGTGTGCCGCTCAGGCCGCCGGGACCGATTGCAATCGCGCCACGGTTGGTGGTCAGCACAACATTGCGTTGGGTCACGCCGGGTGCCGGCACGAGATCGTTGAAACTCACCTGACCCGTCGAGAGCACGACGTGGCCCGTGTTGACGAAGCTGCCGCCGTCGATCGTGATGCCGTTCGGATTGGCGAGGATTACGTTCGCGCGCGGGCCCAGTACGTTGATGTCGCCCTGGATTAGCGAGGGATTCGTGCTGGTTACCTGATTAACGATCGTGCGTGCGTTGATGCCGACGTTGTTCAGATCGGCTCCGGCCTTCGATACGTTGAATGAGCCGTAAGTGTTGTTCGAGACGCCGCCGATTGTGGGGGCCAAGTTGACCGTTTGGCGACCAGTTGGAGACGTGGTGACGGTCGTGGCCGTGCCGCCGTCGGGGACGATGCCGGTCGCGTGAGCCGCGGACGTTGCGATGGCGAAGGTCGCGTCAACGGCGATAACGAACAGCAAGCGTGATAAACGCTTTGTTCCTCGAATACTAGTGTTCAAGTACTTCCCCGATTTTTGATTTTTATGTCCACTGAGCGGATCTTTTCGTCGCTCTATGGCGCTGCACAAGAAACGCCAGAGTGCGCGTCGTCGCATGCCAGGCATTCCACACGAGCTGGTTTGCCACTGAACGGTTTGCGTTGTCAGCCAACGGCGCTCGTAGATGGCAGATTCGTCGAAACAACTTCCGATGAGGTTGGCAGCGACACTGCGCGTTCGACTGAGCACCTCGCCGCAGCCGCCAATCCGTCGTGTTTGTGGCAACACCGTCCCGTCGCTGGACTTAGCTAAGATCATCCCCGCTGCAAGCGTTCTGCCACTTGTCTACCGATTGCTTTGCGGCAAAGAACCTTTGAAGTTGAACAGGATCACGCTCGAGAATTCCGACGTAATGATGATAGTCACTAACTAGGGCGTCATAGCCGACAAGCGCGGTGATACCAAACGCTTCCAGCAACCTCTGATAGTCACGAACCTGTCCCGTCACACATGCGTGAGTCGGATCGATCGCACCCAGCAACAGTGGCGACAGCACCGCACTCGTCGCCCCGCCAATGGCACCATCCGAGCAGACGATCAAGCGACGTCTTCATGGGCTTTCGTGGCTAGGTATTTCAAGCCAATCCACAAGCCACGCAAAGGGCCCCCACTGCTGCAGCAACGCCTGTCTTTTCGTCAAATAAACGGTCGTCCCGTGATTGTTATAAGGAATAATATTTCCAGTCGTCACATTGGGTGAATGTGGGGCAGTCAAAACATCTCGGTTATATGTTTCGACATTATAAATTAAGCAAACGGCCCCAATGGCTGCGGATAACCAGTAAATCAGACGTCGGAATTTTTCTTTACGCATCAATTTTTCACGCTTCCGATCGGATGAACTGTTGTACTAGGGCGGGTAACCGATCCCCCGCCTCCGAGCCCAAGACCGAACGTAACGCCGCCTCCATAGCTAGATGGATTCCAAGGGGCCTTGGTCGGGTCTTGATACACATCGAAACCGCCATATGGCCCTAATCCGACTCCAAAACTTGCCGTATTGAACGGGCCGCCTAGATCCATAATGGTACCCGCACCGGGATACGACCCCGCGCTAATGCCGATTGAACCAGATCCTCCAAACCCTACGCCAGGTATGTTTTTTTGATTGAACGCCGTGTACCACCCGAAGTTTCCATTGCCGTCTGCCGCCACACCCACCCCGCCTGAGTAGGTAAGGCCGCCCAAAGTCACGCTGCCGGATAATCCAACGTGCACCGCCCAGTTATTTAACGTTTCATTCTGCGCGGCCGTCACCGCGCCCTGCACATTGAACCCGAGCGCGCCCGCCACGCTGCCGCTCACCAATGTTTCAATGCCAGCAAGAGCTGCGGGAGGGATATTGCCGTTTGCGTCGATGACCGGATTCAGCCCAGCCGAGACCGCCCCGCCAATGGCACCGCCACCGCATCCGGTTCCTTCCGCCGCACTGGCCGCACAGCCTAAAGCCGCGTGCGCCAGCCAGTAACCTGGTGTGCCTCGAGCCAGAATCGACGTACTGTCCATCCCGGCATTACCGATCGCATACGCCCCCGCCGCAGCCAAATCGCTAACGGCACTGTTACGCAAGTTCGTCAGGAAGCTGCCGCCTCCAATCGCCGTCTGTAAAACCCCTGACACGGCCCGCGCTTGCAATGACCCGCAACCCTAGACGCCATAAGGCTTTGCAACAGCAAACATCCTGACGCGATCCCACTTCACAAGTTTTTTGCCCCGACGCACTTTTCAGCCGCGCAGCGAAGTCGCTTAAAGAACGATGCGCCGCAGTCTCCCGCGCGCGAGTGCACGAATTCTAACCGTACCGCGACGGCCAGACTATCAAGATTTGTGAAGCCGGTTGACGGCTAAAGGAGAGGCGCCAGGTAGGCGTTTCTCCCGCTCAGGGAGAAACGAGGAAGTGGGCTTGGGGGTAAGACTGGAGGGGTACGCGGCTGGCCTACTCGCCGCTTTCTTCGCCTGCCTCGTCATCGGGTGCAGCCAGCAGGTCGGCCGCCGTGGCCGGTGGCCCGTCTTCGCCGTCGATGGATTTCGTGACGCTGCGCACGAACCGCGCTGGGTGCGTGGCCGTGTGGATATCCTTCAGCGCCCGGATACTGACCCGCGTATAGACCTGCGTCGTCTTGATGTCCGCGTGCCC
This window contains:
- a CDS encoding filamentous hemagglutinin N-terminal domain-containing protein, which encodes MLFVIAVDATFAIATSAAHATGIVPDGGTATTVTTSPTGRQTVNLAPTIGGVSNNTYGSFNVSKAGADLNNVGINARTIVNQVTSTNPSLIQGDINVLGPRANVILANPNGITIDGGSFVNTGHVVLSTGQVSFNDLVPAPGVTQRNVVLTTNRGAIAIGPGGLSGTLVNLDLIAKQLSVNGPVKNDFTTSTGGVRAIIGDSTNTYDTSLSPSDNNHDWLVSTTSPGTTNPALAVDITALGGLTGGRVQLIVTDKGAGVRNLGAIYASAGDVVVSSLGDIGVIDGSIKAENNIQVATPGAFSLQGAQMSAANGATLSASGITLVDDATGASTLSAQNGAVKLTSTGDISSTGSLIQAGAIDASGAAVGGDVTLSATGNILNRSSTANLGVVFAANGQTSLSAQGNITNENARILANDKTTVTAQGDVSNIIDHTDGTNSGQPVAYSHTGGSFVFFTHNTSGFNVDYGSVAQPAQLAYIASTGGAVSISGKNVTNTGGLIQSDKGNISITAQQAFTNAAVFSGQASYSRSCWIFCHASASSNVMPNGGTIQSGADIAISAGTVARNIGGNVFAAGNLNVSAPVTYAQGVTGYSAINQDRGFKAFFGSTWAQIIASDVGGGFTANGSVSLVGSAVIDGGYITGSNGVSASGGIKTVRAPATTPVQIGQHLGMTTWWWH
- a CDS encoding DUF637 domain-containing protein; translation: MSGVLQTAIGGGSFLTNLRNSAVSDLAAAGAYAIGNAGMDSTSILARGTPGYWLAHAALGCAASAAEGTGCGGGAIGGAVSAGLNPVIDANGNIPPAALAGIETLVSGSVAGALGFNVQGAVTAAQNETLNNWAVHVGLSGSVTLGGLTYSGGVGVAADGNGNFGWYTAFNQKNIPGVGFGGSGSIGISAGSYPGAGTIMDLGGPFNTASFGVGLGPYGGFDVYQDPTKAPWNPSSYGGGVTFGLGLGGGGSVTRPSTTVHPIGSVKN